In a single window of the Gadus macrocephalus chromosome 6, ASM3116895v1 genome:
- the polk gene encoding DNA polymerase kappa isoform X3, giving the protein MESTSADGGGFLSRMALNDNKAGMEGLDRERINKIIIESSKGSRFYENEAKKELQVNQRIEKMTLQRAQITEQQLQKAHTQVEKMVNELDMSRDLSRLIVHVDMDAFYAAVEMRDCPELKDKPMAVGSMSMLSTSNYHARKFGVRAAMPGFIAKKLCPNLVIVPCNFDKYRAVSNEIRKIFAAYDPNFMPMSLDEAYLDFTDHLEQRISWPESLRTHCLHTDITETGELQSKVPQESEPCVENLSPLLFEDSPSSTPSLPPSGEKVESGGGSEVFGTCVEEAVREMRFRIEQKTTLTASAGIAPNTMIAKVCSDKNKPNGQYRVPSNREAVMDFIQTLPVRKVSGIGKVSEKMLSSLGITTCAHLGQQMALLSLMFSETAWHHFMRISLGLGSTHMERDGERKSMSTERTFREMSVVEEQLSLCRELCEDLAADMKKEGLRGKTITLKLKNVKFEVKSRACTLPCAVATTDEIFAAAKDLLKTEIENVSPQRLQLRLMGVRISTFVSADDKKPQQKSIVGFLQQGSSGPSHGIVPNSVKETASHLPMERPPPACSHILEQLPQKVPKLQGLPWAAGQTGAQVSVAGENQPQSFFQKAYAKKLSLQVKSLSEPDKGRGSVCSGSTQPATDNPKSSGAAIEMHESAQGLWGSSGNSSITREEPVRVAPPEASASTSGAAAPDPETLTCPVCFGEVRTTDLHVFNRHIDLCLSGVATETPTDTDSESDGDGGPKGFTVIDEGVPEKGENEERQKRSNPEDALSAFKTCGALRGPSVTRAEDTGDPGAKERRSGDEPLMDHHGSRRVHSSQRASSSHRGDPATQSSRLEAPPGHEGSALICPVCQVPQNTHDLTVFNHHVDLCLNQEVLHMLAPSSSSSTMRPPVTAKRGQELHTARPNKGKSKRRGPPASPPAKKAKGRGSQNTIDKFFM; this is encoded by the exons ATGGAGAGTACCTCTGCAGATGGGGGTGGCTTCCTCTCCAGAATGGCCCTTAATGACAACAAGGCTGGGATGGAAGGTCTCGATCGGGAAAGAATCAACAAGATCATCATTGAGTCCTCAAAG GGCTCTAGGTTCTATGAGAATGAGGCTAAAAAAGAGCTGCAGGTGAACCAGCGCATTGAAAAGATGACGCTCCAGAGGGCTCAGATCACCGAACAGCAGCTTCAGAAAGCACACACTCAG GTAGAGAAGATGGTGAATGAGCTGGACATGAGTCGAGATCTCAGCCGTCTCATCGTGCACGTGGACATGGATGCGTTCTATGCCGCGGTGGAGATGAGGGATTGCCCCGAGCTGAAGGACAAACCTATGGCTGTGGGATCCATGAGCATGCTC TCAACATCGAATTACCATGCAAGGAAATTTGGTGTTCGTGCTGCAATGCCAGGCTTCATCGCCAAAAAGCTCTGCCCCAATCTGGTCATTGTCCCATGCAACTTTGATAAATACAGAGCTGTGAGCAATGAG ATCAGAAAGATCTTTGCAGCGTATGACCCTAATTTCATGCCCATGAGTTTGGACGAGGCCTATCTGGATTTCACAGACCACCTGGAACAGAGGATTAGCTGGCCCGAATCCTTACGTACACACTGCCTGCACACGGACATCACTGAGACAG GTGAACTGCAAAGCAAAGTTCCCCAGGAGTCTGAGCCGTGCGTGGAGAACCTCTCCCCCCTTTTGTTTGAGGACAGCCCCAGTAGCACGCCCAGCTTGCCTCCCTCGGGTGAGAAGGTGGAGTCTGGTGGAGGCTCGGAGGTGTTTGGGACCTGCGTGGAGGAGGCGGTGAGGGAGATGCGCTTCCGCATCGAGCAGAAGACCACACTGACCGCCAGTGCAG GCATTGCTCCAAACACGATGATTGCCAAGGTGTGCAGTGACAAAAACAAGCCCAACGGCCAGTACAGAGTCCCCTCCAACAGAGAGGCAGTCATGGACTTCATCCAGACCCTGCCAGTCCGCAAA GTTTCTGGCATAGGGAAAGTAAGTGAGAAGATGCTGAGCAGTCTGGGCATCACTACCTGTGCTCATCTTGGCCAGCAGATGGCTCTGCTCTCCCTGATGTTTTCAGAGACGGCGTGGCATCACTTCATGAGGATTTCCTTGGGTCTAGGCTCCACTCACATGGAAAG GGATGGAGAAAGGAAAAGCATGAGTACAGAAAG AACATTTAGGGAGATGAgtgtggtggaggagcagctgTCTCTGTGCAGGGAGCTCTGTGAAGACCTGGCAGCGGACATGAAGAAGGAAGGACTCCGG GGTAAAACGATAACGTTGAAGCTGAAGAATGTGAAGTTTGAGGTGAAGTCCCGGGCGTGCACTCTGCCCTGTGCCGTCGCCACGACTGATGAGATTTTTGCCGCCGCCAAGGATCTCTTGAAAACCGAGATAGAGAATGTCAGTCCTCAGCGGCTCCAGCTGAGGCTCATGG GCGTTAGAATCTCCACCTTTGTGAGCGCAGATGACAAGAAGCCCCAGCAGAAAAGCATTGTGGGCTTCCTCCAGCAGGGCTCCTCCGGCCCGTCCCATGGTATCGTTCCAAACTCCGTGAAAGAGACGGCCTCCCACCTCCCCATGGAGCGTCCTCCCCCTGCTTGCAGTCATATACTGGAGCAGCTGCCCCAGAAAGTCCCCAAGCTACAGGGTCTCCCATGGGCGGCAGGGCAGACGGGGGCACAAGTCTCAGTGGCCGGTGAGAACCAGCCACAATCTTTCTTCCAGAAGGCCTACGCCAAGAAGCTGAGTCTCCAGGTTAAGAGCCTGAGCGAGCCGGACAAAGGGCGGGGCAGTGTTTGCTCTGGGTCTACCCAGCCAGCAACGGACAATCCAAAGAGCAGTGGCGCCGCGATAGAGATGCATGAGTCAGCGCAAGGTCTTTGGGGATCAAGTGGAAACTCATCCATCACCCGTGAGGAACCTGTCCGTGTGGCCCCCCCAGAGGCCAGCGCTTCCACCTCCGGCGCCGCGGCCCCGGACCCTGAGACCCTTACCTGTCCCGTGTGCTTTGGGGAGGTGAGGACCACGGACCTCCACGTGTTCAACAGACACATAGACCTGTGTCTCAGCGGTGTCGCCACTGAGACACCCACAGATACGGACTCGGAGTCGGACGGAGATGGAGGTCCGAAGGGTTTTACCGTCATAGACGAGGGGGTCCCGGAGAAAGGCGAGAACGAAGAGAGGCAGAAGAGGTCAAACCCGGAGGACGCCCTCAGTGCTTTTAAGACGTGTGGCGCTTTACGTGGTCCTAGTGTAACTCGGGCGGAGGACACGGGGGATCCAGGCGCTAAGGAACGGCGCAGCGGAGACGAGCCCCTGATGGACCACCACGGCTCTAGAAGGGTGCATTCGTCTCAGAGGGCCTCTTCGTCGCACCGCGGTGACCCAGCAACGCAGAGCTCACGCCTCGAGGCGCCGCCCGGCCACGAAGGCTCCGCCCTCATCTGCCCTGTGTGTCAGGTCCCCCAGAACACCCATGACCTCACCGTCTTCAATCACCACGTCGACCTCTGTCTGAACCAGGAGGTGCTGCACATGCTCGCACCATCCTCATCGTCTTCTACTATGCGACCTCCGGTCACGGCTAAAAGGGGGCAAG AACTACACACGGCACGACCAAACAAAGGCAAAAGCAAAAG GCGAGGCccacctgcttcccctcctGCTAAGAAAGCCAAAGGCCGGGGCTCCCAGAACACCATTGACAAGTTCTTCATGTGA
- the polk gene encoding DNA polymerase kappa isoform X2, whose protein sequence is MESTSADGGGFLSRMALNDNKAGMEGLDRERINKIIIESSKGSRFYENEAKKELQVNQRIEKMTLQRAQITEQQLQKAHTQVEKMVNELDMSRDLSRLIVHVDMDAFYAAVEMRDCPELKDKPMAVGSMSMLSTSNYHARKFGVRAAMPGFIAKKLCPNLVIVPCNFDKYRAVSNEIRKIFAAYDPNFMPMSLDEAYLDFTDHLEQRISWPESLRTHCLHTDITETGELQSKVPQESEPCVENLSPLLFEDSPSSTPSLPPSGEKVESGGGSEVFGTCVEEAVREMRFRIEQKTTLTASAGIAPNTMIAKVCSDKNKPNGQYRVPSNREAVMDFIQTLPVRKVSGIGKVSEKMLSSLGITTCAHLGQQMALLSLMFSETAWHHFMRISLGLGSTHMERDGERKSMSTERTFREMSVVEEQLSLCRELCEDLAADMKKEGLRGKTITLKLKNVKFEVKSRACTLPCAVATTDEIFAAAKDLLKTEIENVSPQRLQLRLMGVRISTFVSADDKKPQQKSIVGFLQQGSSGPSHGIVPNSVKETASHLPMERPPPACSHILEQLPQKVPKLQGLPWAAGQTGAQVSVAGENQPQSFFQKAYAKKLSLQVKSLSEPDKGRGSVCSGSTQPATDNPKSSGAAIEMHESAQGLWGSSGNSSITREEPVRVAPPEASASTSGAAAPDPETLTCPVCFGEVRTTDLHVFNRHIDLCLSGVATETPTDTDSESDGDGGPKGFTVIDEGVPEKGENEERQKRSNPEDALSAFKTCGALRGPSVTRAEDTGDPGAKERRSGDEPLMDHHGSRRVHSSQRASSSHRGDPATQSSRLEAPPGHEGSALICPVCQVPQNTHDLTVFNHHVDLCLNQEVLHMLAPSSSSSTMRPPVTAKRGQGESELHTARPNKGKSKRRGPPASPPAKKAKGRGSQNTIDKFFM, encoded by the exons ATGGAGAGTACCTCTGCAGATGGGGGTGGCTTCCTCTCCAGAATGGCCCTTAATGACAACAAGGCTGGGATGGAAGGTCTCGATCGGGAAAGAATCAACAAGATCATCATTGAGTCCTCAAAG GGCTCTAGGTTCTATGAGAATGAGGCTAAAAAAGAGCTGCAGGTGAACCAGCGCATTGAAAAGATGACGCTCCAGAGGGCTCAGATCACCGAACAGCAGCTTCAGAAAGCACACACTCAG GTAGAGAAGATGGTGAATGAGCTGGACATGAGTCGAGATCTCAGCCGTCTCATCGTGCACGTGGACATGGATGCGTTCTATGCCGCGGTGGAGATGAGGGATTGCCCCGAGCTGAAGGACAAACCTATGGCTGTGGGATCCATGAGCATGCTC TCAACATCGAATTACCATGCAAGGAAATTTGGTGTTCGTGCTGCAATGCCAGGCTTCATCGCCAAAAAGCTCTGCCCCAATCTGGTCATTGTCCCATGCAACTTTGATAAATACAGAGCTGTGAGCAATGAG ATCAGAAAGATCTTTGCAGCGTATGACCCTAATTTCATGCCCATGAGTTTGGACGAGGCCTATCTGGATTTCACAGACCACCTGGAACAGAGGATTAGCTGGCCCGAATCCTTACGTACACACTGCCTGCACACGGACATCACTGAGACAG GTGAACTGCAAAGCAAAGTTCCCCAGGAGTCTGAGCCGTGCGTGGAGAACCTCTCCCCCCTTTTGTTTGAGGACAGCCCCAGTAGCACGCCCAGCTTGCCTCCCTCGGGTGAGAAGGTGGAGTCTGGTGGAGGCTCGGAGGTGTTTGGGACCTGCGTGGAGGAGGCGGTGAGGGAGATGCGCTTCCGCATCGAGCAGAAGACCACACTGACCGCCAGTGCAG GCATTGCTCCAAACACGATGATTGCCAAGGTGTGCAGTGACAAAAACAAGCCCAACGGCCAGTACAGAGTCCCCTCCAACAGAGAGGCAGTCATGGACTTCATCCAGACCCTGCCAGTCCGCAAA GTTTCTGGCATAGGGAAAGTAAGTGAGAAGATGCTGAGCAGTCTGGGCATCACTACCTGTGCTCATCTTGGCCAGCAGATGGCTCTGCTCTCCCTGATGTTTTCAGAGACGGCGTGGCATCACTTCATGAGGATTTCCTTGGGTCTAGGCTCCACTCACATGGAAAG GGATGGAGAAAGGAAAAGCATGAGTACAGAAAG AACATTTAGGGAGATGAgtgtggtggaggagcagctgTCTCTGTGCAGGGAGCTCTGTGAAGACCTGGCAGCGGACATGAAGAAGGAAGGACTCCGG GGTAAAACGATAACGTTGAAGCTGAAGAATGTGAAGTTTGAGGTGAAGTCCCGGGCGTGCACTCTGCCCTGTGCCGTCGCCACGACTGATGAGATTTTTGCCGCCGCCAAGGATCTCTTGAAAACCGAGATAGAGAATGTCAGTCCTCAGCGGCTCCAGCTGAGGCTCATGG GCGTTAGAATCTCCACCTTTGTGAGCGCAGATGACAAGAAGCCCCAGCAGAAAAGCATTGTGGGCTTCCTCCAGCAGGGCTCCTCCGGCCCGTCCCATGGTATCGTTCCAAACTCCGTGAAAGAGACGGCCTCCCACCTCCCCATGGAGCGTCCTCCCCCTGCTTGCAGTCATATACTGGAGCAGCTGCCCCAGAAAGTCCCCAAGCTACAGGGTCTCCCATGGGCGGCAGGGCAGACGGGGGCACAAGTCTCAGTGGCCGGTGAGAACCAGCCACAATCTTTCTTCCAGAAGGCCTACGCCAAGAAGCTGAGTCTCCAGGTTAAGAGCCTGAGCGAGCCGGACAAAGGGCGGGGCAGTGTTTGCTCTGGGTCTACCCAGCCAGCAACGGACAATCCAAAGAGCAGTGGCGCCGCGATAGAGATGCATGAGTCAGCGCAAGGTCTTTGGGGATCAAGTGGAAACTCATCCATCACCCGTGAGGAACCTGTCCGTGTGGCCCCCCCAGAGGCCAGCGCTTCCACCTCCGGCGCCGCGGCCCCGGACCCTGAGACCCTTACCTGTCCCGTGTGCTTTGGGGAGGTGAGGACCACGGACCTCCACGTGTTCAACAGACACATAGACCTGTGTCTCAGCGGTGTCGCCACTGAGACACCCACAGATACGGACTCGGAGTCGGACGGAGATGGAGGTCCGAAGGGTTTTACCGTCATAGACGAGGGGGTCCCGGAGAAAGGCGAGAACGAAGAGAGGCAGAAGAGGTCAAACCCGGAGGACGCCCTCAGTGCTTTTAAGACGTGTGGCGCTTTACGTGGTCCTAGTGTAACTCGGGCGGAGGACACGGGGGATCCAGGCGCTAAGGAACGGCGCAGCGGAGACGAGCCCCTGATGGACCACCACGGCTCTAGAAGGGTGCATTCGTCTCAGAGGGCCTCTTCGTCGCACCGCGGTGACCCAGCAACGCAGAGCTCACGCCTCGAGGCGCCGCCCGGCCACGAAGGCTCCGCCCTCATCTGCCCTGTGTGTCAGGTCCCCCAGAACACCCATGACCTCACCGTCTTCAATCACCACGTCGACCTCTGTCTGAACCAGGAGGTGCTGCACATGCTCGCACCATCCTCATCGTCTTCTACTATGCGACCTCCGGTCACGGCTAAAAGGGGGCAAGGTGAGTCAG AACTACACACGGCACGACCAAACAAAGGCAAAAGCAAAAG GCGAGGCccacctgcttcccctcctGCTAAGAAAGCCAAAGGCCGGGGCTCCCAGAACACCATTGACAAGTTCTTCATGTGA
- the polk gene encoding DNA polymerase kappa isoform X1 gives MESTSADGGGFLSRMALNDNKAGMEGLDRERINKIIIESSKGSRFYENEAKKELQVNQRIEKMTLQRAQITEQQLQKAHTQVEKMVNELDMSRDLSRLIVHVDMDAFYAAVEMRDCPELKDKPMAVGSMSMLSTSNYHARKFGVRAAMPGFIAKKLCPNLVIVPCNFDKYRAVSNEIRKIFAAYDPNFMPMSLDEAYLDFTDHLEQRISWPESLRTHCLHTDITETGELQSKVPQESEPCVENLSPLLFEDSPSSTPSLPPSGEKVESGGGSEVFGTCVEEAVREMRFRIEQKTTLTASAGIAPNTMIAKVCSDKNKPNGQYRVPSNREAVMDFIQTLPVRKVSGIGKVSEKMLSSLGITTCAHLGQQMALLSLMFSETAWHHFMRISLGLGSTHMERDGERKSMSTERTFREMSVVEEQLSLCRELCEDLAADMKKEGLRGKTITLKLKNVKFEVKSRACTLPCAVATTDEIFAAAKDLLKTEIENVSPQRLQLRLMGVRISTFVSADDKKPQQKSIVGFLQQGSSGPSHGIVPNSVKETASHLPMERPPPACSHILEQLPQKVPKLQGLPWAAGQTGAQVSVAGENQPQSFFQKAYAKKLSLQVKSLSEPDKGRGSVCSGSTQPATDNPKSSGAAIEMHESAQGLWGSSGNSSITREEPVRVAPPEASASTSGAAAPDPETLTCPVCFGEVRTTDLHVFNRHIDLCLSGVATETPTDTDSESDGDGGPKGFTVIDEGVPEKGENEERQKRSNPEDALSAFKTCGALRGPSVTRAEDTGDPGAKERRSGDEPLMDHHGSRRVHSSQRASSSHRGDPATQSSRLEAPPGHEGSALICPVCQVPQNTHDLTVFNHHVDLCLNQEVLHMLAPSSSSSTMRPPVTAKRGQGEAHLLPLLLRKPKAGAPRTPLTSSSCDTMDSSKDTDSSLRSLTSA, from the exons ATGGAGAGTACCTCTGCAGATGGGGGTGGCTTCCTCTCCAGAATGGCCCTTAATGACAACAAGGCTGGGATGGAAGGTCTCGATCGGGAAAGAATCAACAAGATCATCATTGAGTCCTCAAAG GGCTCTAGGTTCTATGAGAATGAGGCTAAAAAAGAGCTGCAGGTGAACCAGCGCATTGAAAAGATGACGCTCCAGAGGGCTCAGATCACCGAACAGCAGCTTCAGAAAGCACACACTCAG GTAGAGAAGATGGTGAATGAGCTGGACATGAGTCGAGATCTCAGCCGTCTCATCGTGCACGTGGACATGGATGCGTTCTATGCCGCGGTGGAGATGAGGGATTGCCCCGAGCTGAAGGACAAACCTATGGCTGTGGGATCCATGAGCATGCTC TCAACATCGAATTACCATGCAAGGAAATTTGGTGTTCGTGCTGCAATGCCAGGCTTCATCGCCAAAAAGCTCTGCCCCAATCTGGTCATTGTCCCATGCAACTTTGATAAATACAGAGCTGTGAGCAATGAG ATCAGAAAGATCTTTGCAGCGTATGACCCTAATTTCATGCCCATGAGTTTGGACGAGGCCTATCTGGATTTCACAGACCACCTGGAACAGAGGATTAGCTGGCCCGAATCCTTACGTACACACTGCCTGCACACGGACATCACTGAGACAG GTGAACTGCAAAGCAAAGTTCCCCAGGAGTCTGAGCCGTGCGTGGAGAACCTCTCCCCCCTTTTGTTTGAGGACAGCCCCAGTAGCACGCCCAGCTTGCCTCCCTCGGGTGAGAAGGTGGAGTCTGGTGGAGGCTCGGAGGTGTTTGGGACCTGCGTGGAGGAGGCGGTGAGGGAGATGCGCTTCCGCATCGAGCAGAAGACCACACTGACCGCCAGTGCAG GCATTGCTCCAAACACGATGATTGCCAAGGTGTGCAGTGACAAAAACAAGCCCAACGGCCAGTACAGAGTCCCCTCCAACAGAGAGGCAGTCATGGACTTCATCCAGACCCTGCCAGTCCGCAAA GTTTCTGGCATAGGGAAAGTAAGTGAGAAGATGCTGAGCAGTCTGGGCATCACTACCTGTGCTCATCTTGGCCAGCAGATGGCTCTGCTCTCCCTGATGTTTTCAGAGACGGCGTGGCATCACTTCATGAGGATTTCCTTGGGTCTAGGCTCCACTCACATGGAAAG GGATGGAGAAAGGAAAAGCATGAGTACAGAAAG AACATTTAGGGAGATGAgtgtggtggaggagcagctgTCTCTGTGCAGGGAGCTCTGTGAAGACCTGGCAGCGGACATGAAGAAGGAAGGACTCCGG GGTAAAACGATAACGTTGAAGCTGAAGAATGTGAAGTTTGAGGTGAAGTCCCGGGCGTGCACTCTGCCCTGTGCCGTCGCCACGACTGATGAGATTTTTGCCGCCGCCAAGGATCTCTTGAAAACCGAGATAGAGAATGTCAGTCCTCAGCGGCTCCAGCTGAGGCTCATGG GCGTTAGAATCTCCACCTTTGTGAGCGCAGATGACAAGAAGCCCCAGCAGAAAAGCATTGTGGGCTTCCTCCAGCAGGGCTCCTCCGGCCCGTCCCATGGTATCGTTCCAAACTCCGTGAAAGAGACGGCCTCCCACCTCCCCATGGAGCGTCCTCCCCCTGCTTGCAGTCATATACTGGAGCAGCTGCCCCAGAAAGTCCCCAAGCTACAGGGTCTCCCATGGGCGGCAGGGCAGACGGGGGCACAAGTCTCAGTGGCCGGTGAGAACCAGCCACAATCTTTCTTCCAGAAGGCCTACGCCAAGAAGCTGAGTCTCCAGGTTAAGAGCCTGAGCGAGCCGGACAAAGGGCGGGGCAGTGTTTGCTCTGGGTCTACCCAGCCAGCAACGGACAATCCAAAGAGCAGTGGCGCCGCGATAGAGATGCATGAGTCAGCGCAAGGTCTTTGGGGATCAAGTGGAAACTCATCCATCACCCGTGAGGAACCTGTCCGTGTGGCCCCCCCAGAGGCCAGCGCTTCCACCTCCGGCGCCGCGGCCCCGGACCCTGAGACCCTTACCTGTCCCGTGTGCTTTGGGGAGGTGAGGACCACGGACCTCCACGTGTTCAACAGACACATAGACCTGTGTCTCAGCGGTGTCGCCACTGAGACACCCACAGATACGGACTCGGAGTCGGACGGAGATGGAGGTCCGAAGGGTTTTACCGTCATAGACGAGGGGGTCCCGGAGAAAGGCGAGAACGAAGAGAGGCAGAAGAGGTCAAACCCGGAGGACGCCCTCAGTGCTTTTAAGACGTGTGGCGCTTTACGTGGTCCTAGTGTAACTCGGGCGGAGGACACGGGGGATCCAGGCGCTAAGGAACGGCGCAGCGGAGACGAGCCCCTGATGGACCACCACGGCTCTAGAAGGGTGCATTCGTCTCAGAGGGCCTCTTCGTCGCACCGCGGTGACCCAGCAACGCAGAGCTCACGCCTCGAGGCGCCGCCCGGCCACGAAGGCTCCGCCCTCATCTGCCCTGTGTGTCAGGTCCCCCAGAACACCCATGACCTCACCGTCTTCAATCACCACGTCGACCTCTGTCTGAACCAGGAGGTGCTGCACATGCTCGCACCATCCTCATCGTCTTCTACTATGCGACCTCCGGTCACGGCTAAAAGGGGGCAAG GCGAGGCccacctgcttcccctcctGCTAAGAAAGCCAAAGGCCGGGGCTCCCAGAACACCATTGACAAGTTCTTCATGTGACACAATGGACTCCAGTAAGGATACTGACAGCTCATTGCGGTCTCTGACCTCAGCATGA
- the ankdd1b gene encoding ankyrin repeat and death domain-containing protein 1A, with product MALNTRLGRPAGTKATLNPSTWLREETIAGFSGFIQQKRPHKGGKAKEPEKSSFNINEMLLETEIKLIEAAKRNDVEAMKLWGRGVNANVKNLHNRTALHFAVAGNNKEAVELLLLWRVKVDQKDIHGVAPIHLAAWFDCLDILKLLVRAGADQKICNNEGLNIIHCAAINNHSVVLQYIIEDLQMKELDKPDGMGHTPFALAAECGCLEVLDMLMSPAYEMASTRPNKNGDTPLHLAAGHGHFDEVGRLLESFETRDEINMAEETALYLATERGHEECVRVLLQADCNPNIVTLTKRSPLHSVAERGDTSLLRLLLDHDAQTDFQDQNLEAPLHLAVKNFHIPAIHMLLEAGCNINVADKRSQTVMHLSAELGRVDIVEMLVKAGVDLTLLDKHNKTALGVAARADEVAIVDMIIKAERYNAWKEAHPELNEDLHSQCPLTFKLDHRQETKQFRSTVWHLSHGLLKPEDWKRLAEHWDFTREQVEAIEAQWTGQQSYREHGNRMLLIWLHTVELAGKSPAKELYQGLISTSNRAAADKLRKETKSSSSKNCNIS from the exons ATGGCACTGAACACAAGGCTAGGTCGGCCTGCCGGGACTAAGGCGACTCTAAACCCCTCAACATGGTTGAGAGAGGAGACGATAGCGGGGTTTTCAGGCTTTATACAGCAGAAGAGGCCACACAAAGGAGGAAAGGCAAAGGAACCAGAGAAGTCCAGCTTCAACATCAATGAGATGT TGCTTGAGACAGAGATAAAGTTAATCGAAGCAGCCAAGCGGAATGACGTTGAGGCCATGAAGCTGTGGGGCCGGGGAGTAAATGCCAATGTAAAGAACTTG CATAACAGGACTGCCCTTCACTTCGCTGTGGCCGGCAACAACAAGGAAGCGGTGGAACTTCTTCTGCTGTGGAGGGTCAAAGTAGACCAAAAGGACATT CACGGTGTAGCACCTATTCACCTGGCGGCCTGGTTCGATTGTTTGGACATCCTGAAGCTGTTGGTCCGGGCTGGAGCCGACCAAAAGATTTGTAACAAT GAAGGGTTAAACATCATCCACTGCGCTGCCATAAACAACCACTCTGTAGTTCTGCAATACATTATCGAGGACCTGCAGATGAAGGAGCTAGACAAGCCGGACGGG ATGGGGCACACTCCATTCGCGCTGGCCGCAGAATGTGGCTGCTTGGAGGTACTAGATATGCTAATGTCACCGGCTTATGAAATGGCCTCGACTAGACCCAACAAG AACGGTGACACACCCCTGCATTTAGCAGCTGGACACGGCCACTTTGACGAGGTGGGAAGGCTGCTGGAGAGCTTCGAGACCCGGGATGAAATCAATATG GCTGAAGAGACAGCCCTGTACCTGGCCACTGAGAGGGGACACGAGGAGTGTGTGAGGGTCCTTCTCCAGGCCGACTGCAACCCAAACATCGTCACCTTG ACCAAAAGGAGCCCTCTACATTCCGTTGCAGAGAGGGGGGACACGTCGTTGTTAAGACTCCTCCTGGACCACGATGCCCAGACAGACTTCCAGGATCAG AACCTGGAGGCTCCTCTTCACCTGGCGGTGAAGAACTTTCACATCCCCGCCATCCATATGTTACTGGAGGCCGGCTGCAACATAAATGTCGCTGACAAG AGATCCCAGACCGTGATGCACCTGTCAGCCGAGCTGGGGAGAGTAGACATCGTGGAGATGCTTGTAAAAGCTGGTGTGGACCTTACCCTACTCGACAAG CACAATAAGACGGCCCTGGGGGTGGCGGCCAGGGCGGACGAGGTGGCCATTGTTGACATGATCATCAAGGCTGAGCGGTACAACGCATGGAAGGAG GCACATCCAGAGCTTAATGAGGATCTTCACAGCCAGTGTCCGCTGACGTTTAAGTTGGACCACCGTCAGGAGACCAAGCAGTTTCGTTCCACCGTCTGGCACCTGTCACACGGGCTGTTGAAACCAGAGGACTGGAAGAGACTGGCCGAGCATTGGGACTTCACCAGGGAGCAGGTGGAGGCCATCGAAGCGCAGTGGACAG GCCAGCAGAGCTACCGGGAGCACGGCAACAGAATGCTGCTGATCTGGCTCCACACGGTGGAGTTAGCTGGCAAGAGCCCTGCCAAGGAACTCTACCAGGGCCTGATCAGCACCTCCAACAGGGCAGCTGCAG ATAAGCTCCGGAAGGAGAcgaagagcagcagcagtaagAATTGCAACATTTCCTGA